In Lycium ferocissimum isolate CSIRO_LF1 chromosome 11, AGI_CSIRO_Lferr_CH_V1, whole genome shotgun sequence, a single genomic region encodes these proteins:
- the LOC132037185 gene encoding uncharacterized protein LOC132037185: MGHHYPATARLHFFCTNNTAEYEACIMGLNMAIHLDVHELIVLGDSDLLIRQAQGEWETRDIKLIPYKQCLEDLSKRFKSIEFRYIPRFHNELADALATLASMLPYPGNAYINPLEIQIRDQHGYCNTIEVEPDGEPWYHDIKRFLKTKEYPLHADGDQKRTIRRFSNGFFLSGEILYKRTSDLNLLRCVNTQEAEMIMNKVHSGVCGPHMNGYVLAKKILRADTIGLPWSEIVFALFASVINAKFTMTGFIRPFELHPMSAPWPFVAWGIDVIGPIEPKASNGHKHSF, encoded by the coding sequence ATGGGGCATCATTATCCCGCCACGGCACGACTTCATTTCTTCTGTACCAATAATACAGCAGAATATGAAGCTTGCATAATGGGTTTAAACATGGCCATACATCTGGATGTACATGAGTTAATAGTTTTGGGAGATTCTGACTTACTCATTCGGCAGGCTCAGGGTGAATGGGAAACTCGAGACATCAAGCTCATTCCGTATAAACAATGTTTAGAGGACCTTAGCAAAAGGTTTAAGTCAATCGAGTTCAGATACATTCCCAGATTTCACAATGAGCTGGCCGATGCCTTGGCCACTTTAGCCTCAATGCTTCCATACCCAGGCAATGCTTACATTAATCCATTAGAGATTCAAATTAGGGATCAACATGGTTATTGCAATACAATTGAAGTAGAGCCAGATGGTGAGCCGTGGTATCACGATATCAAAAGATTCCTAAAAACAAAAGAATATCCATTACATGCCGATGGAGATCAAAAAAGAACTATTAGGCGATTTTCCAATGGTTTCTTTCTAAGTGGGGAGATCTTATACAAAAGGACCTCGGATTTGAATTTGTTGAGATGTGTGAATACCCAAGAAGCTGAAATGATCATGAATAAAGTGCACTCCGGAGTATGTGGCCCGCACATGAACGGTTATGTTCTAGCAAAGAAGATTCTTCGAGCAGATACTATTGGCTTACCATGGAGCGAGATTGTTTTCGCTTTGTTCGCAAGTGTCATCAATGCCAAATTCACGATGACCGGATTCATTCGCCCCTTCGAGTTGCACCCTATGTCCGCTCCTTGGCCTTTCGTAGCTTGGGGGATAGATGTTATTGGGCCAATTGAGCCAAAAGCTTCTAATGGGCACAAACATTCATTCTAG